From the Oncorhynchus nerka isolate Pitt River linkage group LG20, Oner_Uvic_2.0, whole genome shotgun sequence genome, one window contains:
- the LOC115102639 gene encoding LOW QUALITY PROTEIN: plexin-B1-like (The sequence of the model RefSeq protein was modified relative to this genomic sequence to represent the inferred CDS: inserted 1 base in 1 codon), with protein sequence MPLGMALFSALLILLLITTSYTLAVRTYPRFSRNDTSFEHLVLHPDPSVGTVYVGARDHLFQLDGLDGLRLEQEERTGPVTDSKECLPPVTEANCPQARHTSNHNKLLLVDPSAMELITCGNVHQGTCQKRSLTSVKEVLFSTERPVDTQYVAANDPEVSTVGLVVGPRGGERAVLYVGRGYTSSHPPISTRHLAHEPVFSYEETAKLAVAGRLSEYDHHFVAAFARRGHVYFLFYRRDIKAVSREYRTYAARVCLDDTSYYSYVEVPLVCHSSTSSPERNYNLLQAAQVGQGGGREGETLLGVFSTRVSSSNGPSEDSALCVYPLDELDRLIDSTRDLCYTLDGRVMGGGEVAYIEYEVKSSCANLPTNTLKAYPCGSDHTPSPMASRVPMEAEAVLDSPSARLTAVAVGMRAGHTIAFLGDSKGNLHKVFLGSGGRVEMYSSTLIQPNSPISSDLLLDQTETHIYVMTGAMVEKRPVAECGDHLDCQSCLSARDPYCGWCVLEGRCVQRSQCSRGALQGQWLWSFDHQQQQCLGIQSLSLYNISRGEETDIAVSVKGLPSLVQGEAYSCFYQDVERLATVTDTGVICSTPDASRLPPIGQGEDSVTIPLSLRFRNVTVAAREFTFFDCGVVQQLSGLMPCRGCVSSRWGCNWCIHQHMCTNKICDEGVTIYNKHFKPTFTPPATKQSDTLTPTLLAAPTLPPTGTSIRTTPPVLASTPVPPSTTPTTTTPEPTAVPTTHSPTIATTTPSTTLATQATTATLEVTTSLQAGTQTTAGETSVDGDGSLPRTTAGTGETEQTTVTRVELLDWPEYPETEAPSSTNGLTDTDHTVPEPSSDTTSTTASGVPLLMDLPSGSDGDEVPLSMDLPTGSDGDEVPLLMDLPTGSDGDEVHLAPSEGTDSPPWTKEWEKGEGESEMDPPTSSATVPSGDDDPNQPSQSFTLTPDPDSSADYQSDSSEIDLPDCPCVEKVQGSSLVPVHVERKITLVGRHLQLFQDVDLDYECVLTIEGRSVVVDAYVEPDDTQPSLYFITCQLHQYAYTAFVEEYNAVINVRRRNTFQIDSADDLHVTLFNCSVGRSDCSRCRTADQKYGCAWCGGARSKCSYRDSCAGEIKQSCPAPVIHLMEPISGPVEGGTVVTISGSNLGQKAEDIQNSVTIAGVPCTVINSRYEISSRIVCETTASGGEKSGQASVEVRGGGLGLSSQRFSFQDPTLMGIAPQKGPKAGGSELTIMGQSLKTGHPSEVSVLIGGVSCLISSEVVDDQITCMTGGSNRTGEHGITVRFGRAERHLQGAIYHYTSDPNITMAAPSKSFLSGGRMIRVSGQNLDVVQEPRIRVTLSPLESLSPRKKRRTRRSSRDGESRVRRTEIPLKRQRRIVPEPDCLEDALCVVKKFETSCAVSSSSLMLCPTPAVGMEAHHARVKVDFLLDNLHFDFNSVGSGAFSYELNPRLYPLNQNDPSKPYHHKPGSIISVEGENLDLAIFKEEVVALIGEGVCSVKTLTHNHLYCEPPSQQPSVMASKKQEGMDSLPEFTVQMGNLNFSLGRVQYDTQGQSTFPLEAQVGVGVGASIVALIVVIIVLIYRRKSKQAVRDYKKVQIQLENLETSVRDRCKKEFTDLMTEMMDCSSDLVGSGIPFLDYKAYAERIFFPGHRESPLRRDLDVPECRRQTVEQGLVQLSNLLNSKLFLTKFIHTLEVQRTFSPRDRAYVASLLTVALHGKLEYFTDILKTLLNDLVVQYVAKNPKLMLRRTESVVEKLLTNWMSICLFTFLRDTAGESFYMLFRAIKHQVDKGPVDAVTGKAKYTLNDNRLLREDIEYKTLTLNVLMPATGNGGVPQTAPAKVLDCDTITQVKEKVLEQAWKGMSFSQRPHADSLHLEWRAGMAGHLILSDEDLTSVVQGSWKRLNTLQHYKVPDGATVALVPRNSKHIHNDNHDYFPGEKTPMLDDGDEGGVKLWHLVKANEEPDLPKHRRGSLRERERERAKAIPEIYLTRLLSMKGTLQKFVDDLFTVILSTNQPVPMAVKYFFDLLDEQALQHNITDPETIHIWKTNSLPLRFWINILKNPXFIFDVQASDHVDAVLSVIAQTFMDSCTIAEHKLGRDSPINKLLYARDIPRYKQMVERYYADIRQTISASDQEMNSALAELSRNYASEVNYLVALHELYKYINKYYDQIITALEEDPTAQKMQLGYRLQQIAAAVENKVTDL encoded by the exons ATGCCACTTGGGATGGCTCTGTTCTCAGCCCTGCTCATCCTCCTACTGATCACCACCTCATACACCCTCGCTGTCCGCACTTATCCACGCTTCTCCAGAAATGACACTTCTTTTGAGCACCTGGTCCTGCACCCGGACCCCTCTGTGGGCACAGTTTACGTGGGGGCCAGGGACCACCTCTTCCAACTGGACGGGTTGGACGGCTTGCGTctggagcaggaggagaggaccGGCCCAGTGACTGATAGTAAGGAGTGTCTTCCCCCTGTCACCGAGGCCAACTGCCCCCAGGCCCGGCACACCTCCAACCACAACAAACTGCTCCTAGTGGACCCCTCAGCCATGGAGCTCATCACCTGTGGTAACGTCCACCAGGGCACCTGCCAGAAGCGCAGCCTGACCTCTGTGAAGGAGGTCTTGTTCTCTACAGAGAGGCCGGTGGATACCCAGTATGTGGCGGCCAACGACCCGGAGGTATCCACAGTGGGGCTGGTGGTGGGGCCCCGAGGCGGGGAGCGGGCCGTGCTCTATGTGGGGCGTGGTTACACAAGCAGCCATCCGCCCATCTCCACACGCCATCTGGCCCACGAGCCTGTGTTCTCTTACGAGGAGACAGCCAAGCTGGCCGTGGCGGGAAGGCTCTCGGAGTACGACCACCATTTTGTAGCCGCTTTCGCTCGCCGTGGGCATGTGTACTTCTTGTTCTATCGCCGTGACATTAAGGCTGTGTCGCGGGAGTACCGTACGTATGCTGCCCGCGTGTGTCTGGATGACACCTCCTACTATTCCTATGTAGAGGTACCCCTGGTGTgtcactcctctacctcctccccagaGAGGAACTACAACCTCCTCCAGGCAGCCCAGGTGGGTCAGGGGggtggcagagagggggagacccTGCTGGGGGTCTTCTCCACCCGGGTCAGCTCTTCCAACGGGCCCTCCGAGGACTCCGCTCTGTGTGTGTACCCTCTGGACGAGCTGGACAGACTCATCGACTCCACACGAGACCTGTGCTACACACTGGATGGCCGGGTGATGGGAGGAGGCGAGGTGGCCTACATAGAGTATGAGGTCAAGTCCAGCTGTGCCAACTTACCTACG AACACCCTAAAGGCTTATCCCTGTGGCTCTGACCACACCCCCAGTCCAATGGCCAGCAGGGTACCCATGGAAGCTGAGGCAGTATTGGACAGCCCATCTGCCCGTCTCACTGCTGTGGCTGTTGGTATGAGGGCTGGGCACACCATTGCCTTTTTAGGAGACTCTAAAGGGAATTTGCACAAG GTGTTCCTAGGCTCTGGAGGCCGGGTGGAGATGTACTCCTCCACGCTCATCCAGCCCAACTCGCCCATCAGCAGTGACCTCCTGCTGGACCAGACGGAGACGCACATCTACGTCATGACCGGCGCAATG GTGGAGAAGCGACCGGTGGCAGAGTGTGGAGATCACCTGGACTGTCAGTCCTGTCTTTCAGCCCGAGACCCTTACTGTGGCTGGTGTGTTCTGGAGGGCAG GTGTGTCCAGCGTTCACAGTGCAGTCGGGGGGCTCTGCAGGGCCAGTGGCTGTGGAGCTTTgaccaccagcagcagcagtgtctCGGTATCCAATCCCTGAGCCTGTATAACATCAGCCGTGGAGAGGAGACGGAC ATTGCTGTGTCAGTGAAGGGGTTGCCCAGTCTAGTGCAAGGCGAAGCATACAGCTGTTTCTACCAGGATGTGGAACGTCTGGCCACTGTCACAGACACTGGTGTGATCTGCTCTACTCCCGACGCCAGCAGGCTGCCTCCCATTGGCCAGGGAGAAG ACTCAGTCACCATCCCCCTGTCCCTTCGCTTCCGCAATGTGACTGTGGCTGCTCGGGAGTTCACCTTCTTTGACTGTGGTGTGGTCCAACAGCTCTCTGGACTCATGCC GTGCAGAGGGTGTGTAAGCAGTCGCTGGGGCTGTAACTGGTGTATTCACCAGCACATGTGCACCAATAAAATCTGTGATGAGGGAGTCACAATTTACAACAAACAC TTCAAACCAACATTCACTCCCCCAGCAACCAAACAATCTGACACTCTAACTCCAACTCTCCTGGCTGCTCCAACACTCCCACCCACAGGGACATCTATTAGGACCACTCCCCCAGTCCTGGCCAGCACACCTGTGCCCCCATccaccacacccaccaccaccacccccgaGCCAACCGCAGTCCCCACCACCCACTCACCAACCATTGCCACCACCACACCCTCAACCACACTGGCCACTCAGGCTACCACTGCAACACTAGAGGTGACAACCAGTCTGCAGGCAGGGACACAGACCACCGCTGGAGAGACCTCAGTGGATGGAGACGGGAGCCTTCCCAGGACTACTGCTGGAACAGGGGAGACGGAGCAGACAACAGTCACTAGGGTTGAGCTGCTAGACTGGCCCGAGTATCCAGAAACTGAGGCTCCTAGTAGTACAAATGGACTCACCGACACTGACCACACTGTGCCGGAGCCCTCCTCTGACACCACATCAACCACTGCTAGTGGTGTCCCCCTGTTAATGGACCTGCCCTCTGGCTCTGACGGGGATGAAGTCCCCCTGTCAATGGACCTGCCCACTGGCTCTGACGGGGATGAAGTCCCCCTGTTAATGGACCTGCCCACTGGCTCTGATGGGGATGAAGTCCACCTGGCCCCCTCTGAAGGTACAGACTCACCCCCCTGGACAAAGGaatgggagaagggagagggagagtcagagatgGACCCTCCAACATCCTCTGCCACAGTGCCCTCTGGAGATGATGACCCAAACCAGCCCTCTCAATCCTTTACCCTCACACCTGACCCTGACTCTTCAGCAGACTACCAGTCTGACTCCTCTGAAATTGATCTGCCG GACTGCCCGTGTGTGGAGAAGGTCCAGGGCTCCTCTCTTGTTCCTGTTCATGTGGAGCGGAAGATCACTCTGGTGGGACGCCACCTTCAGCTCTTCCAG gatgTGGATCTGGACTATGAGTGTGTGCTGACCATCGAAGGGCGGTCAGTGGTGGTCGACGCGTACGTGGAGCCAGACGACACCCAGCCCTCTCTCTACTTCATCACCTGCCAGCTACACCAG TACGCCTATACTGCCTTTGTGGAGGAGTACAATGCCGTGATCAATGTGAGGAGGAGAAACACCTTTCAGATTGATAGTGCGGACGACCTTCATG TGACGTTGTTTAACTGCTCTGTGGGCCGGTCAGACTGCAGCCGGTGTCGTACGGCTGATCAGAAGTACGGCTGTGCGTGGTGCGGGGGAGCTCGCTCCAAATGCAGTTACCGGGACTCCTGCGCTGGCGAAATCAAGCAGTCCTGCCCAGCACCCGTCATCCACTTA ATGGAGCCCATCTCTGGACCAGTAGAGGGTGGTACTGTGGTGACCATCTCAGGCTCCAATCTTGGACAGAAAGCTGAAGACATCCAGAACTCTGTCACTATAGCTGGTGTCCCCTGCACGGTCATCAACAGCAGATATGAGATCTCCTCAAG GATTGTGTGTGAGACCACAGccagtgggggagagaagagtggtcAGGCCTCAGtcgaggtgagaggaggagggcttGGACTTTCCAGTCAAAGGTTCAGCTTCCAG GACCCGACTTTGATGGGGATAGCCCCTCAGAAGGGGCCCAAGGCCGGGGGCTCAGAATTGACCATAATGGGCCAGAGCCTGAAGACTGGACACCCCAGTGAGGTCAGCGTGCTTATTGGAGGAGTCTCATGCCTCAT CTCCTCTGAGGTCGTGGATGACCAGATTACATGTATGACAGGGGGCAGCAACAGAACTGGAGAGCATGGAATCACAGTCCGGTTTGGTAGAGCAGAGCGCCATCTACAGGGAGCCATCTATCATTACACCTCAGATCCTAACATAACCATGGCTGCACCCTCAAAAAGCTTCCTCAG TGGTGGAAGAATGATCCGCGTGTCTGGGCAAAACCTAGATGTAGTGCAGGAGCCCCGAATCCGGGTGACCCTTAGTCCTCTGGAGTCCCTTTCTccaaggaagaagaggaggacgcggaggagcagcagagatggagagagtagagtgaGACGCACAGAAATCCCACTCAAGAGACAAAGACGGATAGTTCCTGAGCCAGACTGTCTTGAAGACGCACTCTGTGTGGTAAAAAAG TTTGAGACGAGTTGTGCTGTGAGCAGCTCCTCTCTGATGCTGTGCCCTACGCCTGCCGTGGGGATGGAGGCCCACCATGCTCGGGTCAAGGTGGACTTCCTACTGGATAACCTGCACTTTGACTTCAACTCTGTGGGCAGTGGAGCTTTCAGCTACGAGCTCAACCCCAGACTGTACCCACTGAACCAGAATGACCCCAGCAAACCCTACCACCACAAACCTGGCAGCATCATCTCTGTGGAG GGGGAGAACCTGGACCTGGCCATCTTTAAGGAGGAGGTGGTGGCTCTGATTGGGGAAGGGGTATGCTCTGTGAAAACCTTGACCCATAACCACCTCTACTGTGAGCCTCCATCCCAGCAGCCCTCTGTGATGGCCAGCAAGAAGCAGGAGGGCATGGATTCTCTCCCCGAGTTCACT GTCCAGATGGGGAACCTGAACTTCTCCCTAGGTAGAGTGCAGTATGACACCCAAGGCCAGTCCACCTTCCCCCTGGAGGCCCAGGTGGGCGTAGGGGTGGGGGCTTCCATCGTAGCCCTCATCGTTGTCATCATAGTGCTCATATATAG gaggaaaagCAAACAGGCCGTGAGGGACTACAAGAAGGTCCAGATTCAGCTGGAGAATCTGGAGACCAGTGTGAGGGACCGCTGCAAGAAAGAGTTCACAG acctaatgactgagaTGATGGACTGTTCAAGTGACCTGGTGGGTTCTGGTATTCCCTTCCTGGACTACAAGGCGTATGCCGAGCGCATTTTCTTTCCTGGCCACCGGGAGTCGCCACTGAGGCGAGATTTGGACGTGCCGGAGTGCCGTAGACAGACGGTGGAGCAGGGACTGGTTCAACTGTCCAACCTCCTCAACAGCAAACTATTCCTCACCAAG TTCATCCACACCCTGGAGGTGCAGCGGACCTTCTCCCCTCGGGACCGGGCCTACGTGGCCTCCCTGCTCACCGTGGCCCTGCATGGGAAGCTGGAGTACTTCACTGACATCCTCAAGACTCTGCTAAACGACCTGGTGGTGCAGTACGTGGCCAAGAACCCCAAACTCATGCTTCGAAG AACTGAATCAGTGGTCGAGAAGCTCCTGACCAACTGGATGTCCATTTGTCTGTTCACCTTCCTGAGG GACACTGCAGGGGAGTCCTTCTACATGCTGTTTAGAGCCATTAAACACCAGGTGGACAAGGGACCGGTGGACGCCGTGACAGGAAAGGCCAAGTATACACTCAACGACAACAGGCTGCTCCGCGAGGACATAGAGTACAAAACCTTG ACGCTGAATGTCCTCATGCCAGCGACAGGCAACGGTGGCGTGCCCCAGACCGCTCCTGCCAAGGTGCTGGACTGTGACACCATAACCCAGGTGAAGGAGAAGGTCCTGGAACAGGCATGGAAGGGCATGTCCTTCTCCCAGAGGCCCCACGCAGACTCTCTCCACCTGG AGTGGCGTGCGGGCATGGCAGGTCACCTGATCCTGTCAGACGAGGACTTGACGTCGGTGGTGCAGGGTTCCTGGAAACGCCTCAACACCCTGCAGCACTACAAG GTTCCGGATGGAGCCACTGTTGCACTGGTACCCCGGAACTCCAAGCACATACACAATGACAACCATGACTACTTTCCTGGAGAGA AGACACCCATGTTGGACGATGGGGACGAGGGAGGTGTGAAGCTCTGGCACCTGGTGAAAGCCAATGAGGAGCCAGACCTGCCCAAACACAGGCGTGGcagtctgagagagagggagagagagagggccaaggCCATTCCTGAGATCTACCTCACACGCCTACTCTCCATGAAG GGCACACTGCAGAAGTTTGTGGATGACTTGTTCACAGTGATCCTGAGCACTAACCAGCCAGTTCCCATGGCTGTCAAGTACTTCTTTGACCTGCTGGATGAGCAGGCTctgcaacacaacattacagacCCTGAGACCATCCACATCTGGAAGACTAACAG